The following is a genomic window from Candidatus Tectomicrobia bacterium.
CGCCATCTCCTTCGCGAGGAGGACGAGCTTGGCGTCCACCTCCCGGACGCGGGGGAAGTCCGTGTCCACGATCTGGATGTCCAGTTCCGGCATCTGCTGGATGCGGTGGAGCACGTCGAGGCCCCTGCGCCCGCGGTTGCGCTTGAGGGGATCGGACGAGTCGGCGATCTGCTGGAGCTCCTTGAGGACGAACTGCGGCAGGACCAAAGGGCCTTCCAGGAAGCCCGCCTCGCAGATATCGGCCACCCGGCCGTCGATGATGACGCTGGTGTCCAGGATCTTGGCCCTCGACGGCTCGCCGCCCGCCCCGTCGGCCGCCTCCGGGCGCGTCCACAGCCGCCGCCCGTGCGCGGCCCCGGCGGCGGCCCCGAGATAACTCAGGATGAGTCCGATGAACAAGGCCGCGATGGACCGGGCGGCCTCCGGGATAGCCGCAGAGGAAACGCCGATGACGAGCAGGGCCGCCAGCAGCCCGGCCAGGGCCCCGGCCGCCCCTCCCGCCGCGGCCCCCGCTCCCACGCGGCCCAGGCCCGTCTCCGCCCATACCGCCAGGAGCCCGGCCGCGGCGCCCAGCACGCCTCCCAGGCCGTAGCCGGCTCCTCCGCTTCCCAGGGCGCCGCCCATCCAGGCGCCCAGAACGGCCGCCGCCAGGACAATCGCCCCGCGCGCCGCCTTGAGGCCTCCGCCTCCATCCCGGAAGGCCGGAAGCCCCAGATTCGACAACCTGGACCTCGGTTTCTCGTTTATCCGCTTCACGCCTCTACCTCCCGACGGGGCGGAATCAATCGCCAGGGGGGCCGATGCTTTCCCCGGGCCGAATATAGGTGCCGCTCTTCCCCCCCGTTTTCCTCGCCAGCCGGACCGCGGAAAGAGCCATCCCCCGGTCCACCGCCTTGCACATGTCGTAAATGGTCAAGCCGGCCACCGCGACCGCCGTCATGGCCTCCATCTCGACCCCGGTGCGGTCCATGGCCCGGACAACGGCCTCGATCTCGAGGGCGCGCTCCCCCTCGGCGGGCCAGAACCGGACCTCCACGCTGGTCAGCCGGAGCGGATGGCACATCGGAATGAGTTCGGCGCAGCGCTTGGCCGCCATGACGCCGGCCACCCGCGCCGTTCCCAGAACGTCCCCCTTCGGAAGCCCCCCCTCCAGGATGCGCCGGAGGGTTTCGGGCTCCATCTCCACCCGGCCCCGGGCGACCGCCTCCCGGGCCGACTCGGGCTTGGCCCCCACTTCCACCATCCGGGCCCGGCCTTTTTCGTCCAAATGGCTCAATTCAGCGGGCATTCGCCCCAACTCCCCTAATTTCATATCCTTAGCGAACAAACATCAATTACTTCCATCCTCTCCAATTATACACCCTCTTTTCATCTCTCAGAAAAGCCCTTTTTCCCGGCAATCCCGATTCGTGGAACACGGACGGCGGGCGGAAATTTCCCCCCGCGGCCGCCCGGCGCCCGAAAGGGGCCGGAAAAAAGGCGGCCGGAGAGGAGGGCTAGAGCTTGGGGAGGGTGAGGCCGGGCTGCTTCTGGTACTTGCCCTTCTTGTCGGCGTAGGAGACCTCGCAGACCTCGTCGCTCTCGAAGAAGAGCACCTGAGCGATGCCCTCGTTGGCATAGATCTTGGCGGGGAGCGGGGTGGTGTTCGAAACCTCGAGGGTCACGAAGCCCTCCCACTCGGGCTCGAAGGGAGTCACATTCACGATGATGCCGCAGCGGGCGTAGGTGCTCTTGCCGACGCAGACCGTCAGGACGCTGCGCGGGATGCGGAAGTATTCCACCGTGCGGGCCAGGGCGAAGGAGTTGGGGGGGATGATGCAGGAGTCGCCCCGGATCGTCACGAGGGAGCGGTTGTCGAAGTTCTTGGGGTCCACGATGGTCGAGTTGACGTTGGTGAAGATCATGAACTCGTCGGCGATCCGGATGTCGTAGCCGTACGAGGAGACGCCGTAGGAGATGACCCCGTTGCGGATCTGCCGATCCTCGAAGGGCTCGATCATCCCGTGGTCGCGGGCCATCCGCGTGATCCAGCGGTCGGACTTGATGCTCATGGGGCACCTCGTTCGGTGCGGGGCGGGCCCGGGACGCCTGGCCGGGAGCAGGGTTCCCCCTCTCCCGGCCAGGTTCATCGCTACCGCCCGCCCGATGGCGGAAGCGAATCCCGTTTGAGCCATTGGCTTACTGGGGTTTTCCCCAATGCAGGAAGCGCGATTCCATCACAGCATCTAGTGGGTGTCAAAGGATTTTGTTCCCCGAAGCACAATTCCTTGTGGGCAACCTGTGCACGGGCCGGGAATAACCGCCACCAAAGATGGGGGAAAGAAGGTGCAGATCCTGTGGATAACCCGCCGCCGCGGGCCGGGGCCGGGCGCGCACCCCTGCCTCCGGGTTCAGGCCGGCCGGGCCTTCCCCGCCCGCTACTTGAATCGGTCGGGATGGACGGTGACGGAGCCTTTCTTCTTGAGATCGCCGATCATCCGGTCGTAGGCGGCCCGGTGGCGGACGTCGGCGTGTATCTGCCGGACATCTTCCTTGACGTCCTCGAACTTCGCGTCCGAGGCCGACAGCCGCTCGCTCACGCGGATGATCTGCCAGCCGAGGGAGGTCTGGATCGGATCGCTCACCTGGCCGATGGGCAGCTTGAAGGCGGCCTCCTCGAGCTTCCGGTCCAGCTCGCCCCGCGCGGCCGTGCCCATCACCCCGCCCGCGTCCCGGGTCGCCTCGAAGATCGAGCGCGCCCGCGCCACCTGGGCGAAGGGCACCCCGCGCTTTACCTCGGCGGCGGCGTCCCAGGCCTCTTTCTCGGTTTTCAGGACGACATGGCTGAGGGTGACCTGCTCCTTGCGGCGGAAACGGTCGCGGTTGGCCTCGAAGAAGGCGCGCAGGTCGGCCTCCGACGCCTCGACGGGACGGTTGATCTCCCGGCGCAGGAATTCCTCGATGAGGATGCGCCGCTTGGCCGCCTCGATGCGCTTCTCGACCTCCGGGGTGGCCTCCAGCTTCCGCCGGCGGGCCTCCTGGTACAGGAGCTCCGACTGCACGATGCCGTCGATGAACTGCTCCTTCTTGCTGCGGATCTGGAGCCGGACGGCGGGGGACACTTGCATCAGGCGCTCCTCCAGCTCGGCGAGCGTGATTTTCCGCCCGTTGATCTCGGCCACGACCACCTTGGATTTGTCTTCCTGGGGCGGGGCCGCGGCGGGGGCCGCGAAAGCGGGCGCGAGGCTGGCGAGCAGAAGGGCGAGGGCCGCCCCTCCCTGGATCAGTCTTTCGCGAATTTTCACGAGCACTCCTTCAGAAGAATTCCCTTTCCGGATCACACCTGGAACTGGCGGCCAACGTACTGGTAGACGGAATCGTACAGGAACTGGCGCTCCACGTGGAGCGCCATCACGCAATGGTCGAACTCGTGCGTGAGCTTGCGGAAGACCCGGGCCGTCGGCCGGACGGCGTCCATCTCGGCCACCTGGCCGTAGGCGGCCTTGCCCTGCATCACGTAGAACCCCGGGTTGAGCCGCTGGCGCTCAAGGCTCTCGGGGAAAAGGCCCGTGAAGAACAGGCATACGTCCCCCATCTGGCGCTTGAGCTCCCGCCGCGGGGCCCCCTGCAGGCCCCTCTCCTCCAGCAGGAAGTCCATCACCCGCTCGAGCCGCCCCTGGTTCCGGCGGCCGCGCCGGTACAGATTGTCCACGTGGACGAACCGCAGGAGCATCCGCCAGACATAATCGATGATCTCGCCGTCCGTGTACCCGACGGCCTCGAAGGCGGATTCGGTGGTCTTGCGCAGCATTCGCCCCAAGGCATGCGTTTCCGGGATGGGATCCCGGACCTCCGTCCCGAGCATATGAGTCCCCCTGGGCGGCCCAATCTCAGGCGGGCGGTCCGCGCGAAACCGCGGCACCTGCAATTATAGTAGTGAAAGGATCGGGGCGGGGTCAATTTTTCGCCCTTTTCATGGGCAATTTTTGGCCCGATCCCCCGGATTTTACATGGAAAGAACCGCCACGGGTGGGCTATAATTCACCGTTCCTTCGACCCTTCGCCTTCTTGACGCGAAAGGAAAGCGGGGCGGACTTTGGGTTGACTTCAGACGGCTTTCTGGCTACAGAGTTGCGGGTTGGCCTGTTACCCCATATTGATGGCTTGCGGCACGCGGTTCGGATTCATGCCGGGACCTACGCTCGCATCCCGTCCGGACGAGGATTAATCGGATGCTCACTGCGGATTCCGTCGTCAAAATCTACGACCGCTGGGGCCGGTTTTACGACATTGTGTTCAAGTGGATCTTCAGCGAGGGCCGCAACGTCGGGGTTGAGCTTCTGAACCTCAAGGCCGGCGAGCGCCTCCTGGAGGTGGGGGTGGGCACGGGCCTCTCCCTGCCGCTCTACCGCAAGGACGCCCGGATCGTCGGCATCGATATTTCGTCGAAAATGCTGGAAAAAGCCCAGGAGAAGGTGACGAACCTGGGGCTCAGGAATGTGGATCTGAACGTGATGGACGCCCAGTCGATGGAGTTCCCGGACAACAGCTTCGACTGTGTCACGGCCTGTTACGTCGTCAGCGCCGCGCCGGACCCGCACAAGGTGGTTTCCGAGATCTGCCGGGTGTGCAAGCCGGGCGGCCGCATCGTATTCATCAACCACTTCAAGAGCCAGAACCCGATCCTCGCCCGCTTCGAGGAGCTCATCAACGGCATCTGCCGCAAGTTCGGCTGGGAAACCACGCTGGACCTCGAGCACCTGATGGCCGAGAACAACCTGACCATCGGCGTCCAGGAACGGGTGAACATCTTCGACTACTGGCGCGCCGTCCTCTGTTACAACTCCCAAAAGTAATGACGCCGCCCCCGGCAGCCCCCTGCCGGGGGCGTTTTTCGTCCGGCCGGAGCCGCGGGCGGCCGCTTCGCCCGGGAGACGCCGTTGAACCCCGGTGATCACGCGTTGGGCCTCGCCTTCGCCACGGTCGCCGCCCTCGCCTGGGCCGCCTTCTCTTTCCTCGTCAAGATGGCCCTGCGCGACGCCCCCGTCCTCCGGGTGACGGCCTGCCTCACCACCCTGAACGCCCTCCTGGTCACCCTGTTCGCCCTGGCGGTCCTCCCCCTCGCCTCGTTCGCGCCGAAGATAGAGGGGACGCTCCTGTGGGTCCTCCTCTCGGGCGTCTTCCACATCGGCATCTCCCGTTCCTTCTTCTACCTGGCCATCCACCGCCTCGGGCCCAACCGCTCGGTGCCGGTGGCGATGAGCTACCCGTTCGTGACCGCCCTCGTCGCCTGGCCCCTGCTGGGCGAGCCGCTGACCCTGCGCATCGTCTTGGGGCTGGCCGTCCTCCTCCTGGGGATCTCCCTCATCGTCTCCGCGGCCCCGGCCCAGTCCGAGGGCGCCTCCCCCTCGCCCGGGTGGCGCACCCTGGGCTGGATCGCGGCGGGGGTGACGTCCATCCTGTGGGGGGTTTCCGCCGTCTTCTTCAAGCGGGCCTCCCTGGACATCCATCCCGTGGCCGTGGCCTCCTTCGCCCTCATGATCGGCGCCGTGGTGGCCTGGGCGATCGCCGCCGGCGAGGCCGCGCGCTCCAAGCTCCCCCCCATCCCCCGGCGGGCCTGGCCCTGGCTGCTCATCGCCTCGGTCTTCCAGGCGGCGGCGGTGCCCTCCTACAACTACGCCCTCAAGCACACCCTCGCGGTGAACGTCACCGCCATCGTTTCGGCCCAGCCCCTCATCGCCCTGGTCGTCGGCTGGCTCTTCCTCCGCGAATCCGAGAACATCACCCCGCGCCTGTGCGCGGGCGCCCTCCTCACCGTGGCCGGGACCCTGATCGTCGTGTCCTGAAACCCTCCGTTTCCCCGGAAATGGAAGGGTGCTATCCTTTGTTTTCACTCCATGACATTTTTCCATCCGCCAGGAGGCTCACCCATGGGCGAAGTAATCCACGTAACGAAGGCCCGCGTCGTGAAGGAGCCGGGCCGGGGCATGAAGACGGCCTACCTCGACGCCTTCCCGGACACCCCGATCCCCTACGGCATCCACGGCGGCATCTCGAAGTTCTACAAGACCCAGCCCGAGGAGGAGCGGCCCGCCACCCTGGACCACCTGGTGATGGCCGTCGCCGGGTGACTGACGGGCAATATGGGCGGCGCGCTGGATGCGCGCGGCATCAAGAGCTCGCCGGACAACCTGGTCGCCGAGGTCGAGGGCATCATCGAGAACGTCGAGGGCGTGGCCCTCATCACCACCATCCGGGTCCGCTACAAGTGCCGGATCCCCAAGGGCAAGCGCGCCGAGGCCGAGCGCGCCCTCGCAGTGCACGAGAAGGGCTGCCCCGCCAGCCAGAGCGTCCAGCGGGGCATCAAGGTCGAGTACAGCGCCGAGTTCGAGGAGGAGTAGGCGCGGCCGGCGATTCTGGGACGGTCAAGTGAAACCGCCCTGGATGAGAGGAAGGAACAGGCTTAAATCTTGGACCCCCTCCCCCTCCGGGGGAGGGATGGGGTGGGGGAAGAATCCCCCTCGCGGCTTCCCTCCCCCCTCGGGCCCATGCGGGCCCGACCTCCCGAAGGGAGGGGGAGAGGCCAAGGCAACAGCCAGTGTGCCATACGCCCCTACAGGTCCCTGTTGGATGAAAGTCCCCTCTTCCCCAGCAGCGCCGCCCCGAGCAGGGCGAGGGCGAGCAGGCCTCCCCACATCCCTGCCTCGCCCGGGGTGCCCACCAGGAGCGATCCCGCGAGGAACATTCCGGCGAAGACGGCCACGCTCAGGAGCGCCCATTCCGCCGCCAGGGGAAGAAGGGGCGTCCCGGCCTCGCCCCGCCCCCGGGCCGGCCCCCAGGCCCCCGGCGGCCTCGCATCCCGGTAGAAGAGCCGGAGCACCTCCAGGGGGACGGGCCGGGTGAGATAGGTCGCGGCCAGCATCGCCGCCGCCCCGGCCGTCACCTGGGCCGTCAGCAGCACCGGGAACGAGGGCGCCGCCCCGGCCCAGTGCAGCGCCGCCGTGGTGAGCCCCGCCGCCGCCATCCCCGCCACCTCGGTCCACGCGTTCGCCCGCCACCACAGCCACCTGAGCAGCACCGGGAGCCCCAGCCCCGCGCCCATGGAGACGTTGAACTTCCAGGCCCACTCGATGCTCCCGATCCGCGCCGCCACCGCGAGCGAGCCCAGCGTCATGGCGAGCACGGCCGCCCGGCTCGCCAGTATCACCTCCCGGCGGCCGGCGCCGGGCCGGACGAAGCGGGCGTAGATGTCGTTGATGAGGTAGCTCGTCCCCCAGTTGAAGTGGGTGTCCACCGTGCTCATGAAGGCGCTGAGGAGCCCCGCCAGCGCGAGCCCCAGCAGGCCCGCCGGCAGCATCTCGCGCATGAGGAGGGCGTACGCCGCCTCCCGGTCGGCCACGATCCGGGCGGCCAGGCTCCCGGCGGGGGCTTCCATCCCCCGCGGGAAAAGCACGAGGCCCACCAGCCCGACGAGTATCCAGGGCCAGGGCCGGAGGACGTAGTTGGCCCAGGTGAACCAGAGCATCCCCCGGCGGGCGTCCCGGGGGCTGGCCGCCGCGACCAGGCGCTGGGCGATGTAGCCTCCCCCGTCCGCGTGGTGCTGGGCCCACCACACCACGAAAAGATAGATGAGCAGCATCTGGGCCCCGGCCTCGGCGGGGGGAAAGAAGGAGAGTATCTCGCCCGCCCCCGCCTCGCCGTAGATCGAGCGCAGTTTTTCCGTCAGCCCCGAGAGCCCGCCCACCCTCCCCACCGCCAGCCAGGCGAAGAGGACGCTCCCCGCCATGGCGATCGCGAACTGGAAGAGGTCGGTGAGGATCACCCCCCGCAGGCCCCCCGCGCTCGAGTAGAGCCCGATGAACAGCACGAGGGCCACGATGGTGAGCGTCTCGTTCAGCGAGCCGATGAGGAGCCACCCCGGCCAGGCCGCCTGGACGGCCGCCCAGGCGGGCGCGGGCAGGGCCTCCTCCCAGCGGAGGAAGGGGTCGGCGATCTTCCCCATCGCGCGGAACACCCAGCCCAGCACGATCAGGTTCACGACGAGGGAGGAGTAGACCGCCTTGAAGCCCCGCAGGAAGGTGCCGGGCCCCCGCCCGTAGCGGCGCTCGAGCAGCTCGGCGTCCGTCACCACCCCGAGCCGCCGCCACAGCGGGGAGAAGAAGACGGCCACCCCCACGTGCCCGATGGCCCACGACCACCAGAACCAGTTGCCCGAGATGCCCTTCGTCGCCACCACCCCCGCGATGACGAGCGGGGTGTCCGAGGCGAAGGTGGTGGCCACCATGCTGGTGCCCACCCACCACCAGGGGAGGCTCCGGTCCGCCGCGAAGTAGGAGACGAGGCTCGCCGAGGCCCGGCGCGAGACCCACAGCCCCGCCCCCAGGGTGAAGGCGAGGTAGGCCAGGATGAGGAACCAATCGAGCGGGGAGAGCATGGGGGCTCCGGGGGGGCGGGAGTCTCGGACGATTAAATGCTGGCAATCCTTTTGTTAACAAACAGCATTGCTTCACCCTCGCCTTAAAGGCTATATTTTTATTGGCTATTGAATTTCTCTAAATCAGGGACAAGGGCCATGCCTAAAACAAAAATCTCAACGCCATACCCTTCCTTGGAAGCTGTCGCCCGCGAACTCGGCGTGGCCAAATCCAGAATCACAAAAATTGTCGACATGGTACGCAAGGTTCAGAAAAATGAGGCAGCCCGCGCTGTCCCTGCGGTGCGGACGGCCAAAAAAAGAAAAAAGTGATACCCGTGCTGTCCGTTTCTCTCTAAGGCAAGCCCTGACAGGTATCAACAATCATGCCGCCTAAACGACAAGGGAAGCGGAAACCTGCGAATACCGTATTCTTAAACATCCCTTACGATAAGCGTTATGAGACTCTGTTCATAGCTTATATCGCCGGCTTGTGTGCATTTGGCCTAATCCCTCATGCGACACTGGAAATTCCAAGCAGCGACCGGCGGTTGGAGCGAATCTTCAAACTAATTCGCGGTTGCTCTTATTCTCTCCACGATCTCTCCCGCGTACAGTTGGATCGCAACTCGCCCCCGACACCCCGCTTCAACATGCCATTCGAGCTCGGCCTCGTCGTGGCGTGCGCAAAATTGGAATCGCGGTCCCATAAATGGTTCGTGTTCGAGGCACGGAGACACCGGCTGAACAAATCGCTGAGCGACCTCGACGGGACCGACCCCCACATTCACAACGGAAGGCCGGAAGACCTCCTGACTGCCCTGACCAATGTGTTCGTCCGTTCCAAGAATCACCCAACCATCCGGGAGCTTCGCCCCATATTCTCACTCCTAAGGAAAACATCGCAGATCATCAAAAAGGACAATTCGAATTCCCTGTTCGGAGCTCATGCTTTCCGTGATCTCGTTTTGGCGGCACAAGCCATCGCGCGGGAAAAATTGTCCTGGCTTAACCACTAACATTTCGTTCGTCGTCTTGTAAAAAAAGCGGCCCCGCATCCCTGCGGGGCCGCTTCTGTGTCTGGCTACGAACGTGCTACCGCCCCTTGCCGTTGCCCCCTGCCTTCGAGGCCTTCGGGCTCTTCTTGAGCTTGCCCAGCACCTCGAGCACGTGGTCCGGGGTGATGGGGATGCGGGTGATGCGGGCGCCGATGGCGTGGCTCACGGCGCAGGCCACGGCGGCGGCCCCCGCCGTGCAGGGGGGCTCCCCGATGCCCTTCGCGCCGTAGGGCCCGAGGCCCTCCTGCGACTCCTCGATGACGTTCGCCCACTCGGGCGTCTCCACGGCGGTGGGGATGAGGTAGCCGTGGAACTCGTTGTTGGCGATGGCCCCCTTGCGGGTGACGATCTCCTCCGAGAGGCCGTGGCCGATGCCCATCATGGTGCCGCCCTCGAACTGCCCCTCCACGTGCTGGACGTTGATGGCCTGGCCCACGTCGTGGCCCGACACGTAGCGCAGGAGCCGCACCTCGCCCGTCTCCACGTTCACCTCGACCTCGGCGCCGTGGACGCCGAAGGTGTAGTCCATCCAGCCGCCCGCGTCGCCGTACTTCTCGTGGCCCTCGAAGCGGTGGTCGCCGATCTTCATCTTGCCGGTGTGGAACATGTCGAGGCCCATGGAGCGGCACTTCTTGACCGCCTGGGCAACGGTGACGCCCCTCTCCTCGGCGGATTTGACGAAGATGCGGCCGCCGCGGATGTCGAGATCCTCGGGGCTCACCTCGAGGAGCTCGCCCGCGCCCTTCAGGAGGCGGCTCCGGAGCTCGAGGCCGGTGCGGTGGGTGGCCCCGCCCGAGATGAGGGTCTGCCGGCTCCCGGCCGTGATGCCCACCAGGGGGGTGACGTGGGAGTCCGACATCACCACTGTCACCTTCTCCCACGGAATGCCCAGCACCTCGGAGGCGATCTGGCGGTAGGCGTGGGTCTGGCCCGCGCCCACGTCGGAGGCGCCGACGCGCAGGTTCACGCTGCCGTCGTCCTCGAGGGAGGCGTAGACCTCGCCCTCGTTGCGGGGGCGGCCGTAGCCCCCCATGTTGCCGATGAGGCTCCGCCCCCGGCGCCAGGGGCCGCGGTCCTTCTCCGGCACCCGGCCCGCCGGCCCGCCCAGGGCGGCGATGGCCTTCTCCAGCAGCTCGGGCAGCATGACGCGGCTGGGCAAGGGCTGCTTCTGCATGAGAGTGCCGCCCTTCTTGATGAAGTTGCGGCGGCGGAACTCGACGGGGTCCATGCCGAGGCGCTTCGCCAGCTCGTCCATCTGGGACTCGTAGGCGAAGCAGACCTGGTTGGCCCCAACCCCGCGCATGGCCTCGGTGAAGGGGTTGTTCGTGAGGACGGCCCGCGCCCGGCCCCGGGCGTTCGGGATCTCGTAGGGCCCCCCGCTGATGCAGAGCGCCCCCATCACGAGGCCCTTGCTGTTCGAGGCGTAGCCCCCGGCGTCGGCCAGGATGTCCACCTCGACCGCCGCGAGCTTGCCGTCCCGGGTGGCCGCCGTCTTGTAGCGCATGAGGAAGGGGTGGCGCTTGCTCCCCGTGTTCACGCTCTCCTCGCGCGAGTAGGCCATGCGCACGGGCCGGCCCGTCCTCATGGCGAGGAGGGCGAGGAAGGCGCCCAGCAGGGGGTGCTCCTTCCCGCCGAAGGCGCCGCCCAGCATGGGGCACTCGTAGCGCACCCGGCTGGCCGGGAGGCCGAGGATGGAGGCCACCTTCTGGTAGTTCTCGATGGTCTGGGTGGGCACGCGGACGTTCACCACCCCGCGCTCGTCCACCCAGGCCACGCCCCCCTCGGGCTCGATGTAGGCGTGATCGAGGCAGGCCGAGAAGTAGACGTTCTCGACCGTCACCACGTCCGGCCGGGCGAAGGCGGCGTCCACGTCGCCTTTCTCGGTGTTCCAGTCGCAGATGATCTCGCCCTCGGGCTTCATGAAGTCGTAGGCGCCCGGCAGGGGCTCGTAGGCGACGTGCACGAGCGAGGCGGCCTCCGCCGCCAGGTCGCGCGACTCGGCCGCCACGATGGCGACGGCGTCCCCGATGTCGCGCACCACGTCCTCGGCCATGACGGGGTAGTCCGCGTAGCGCCCGGCGTTCACCCCCGGGATGTCCTTGGCCGTCAGGACGCAGTGGACGCCCGGGAGCGCCAGGGCGCGCGAGGCGTCGATCTTCTTGATCCGGGCCGGGGTCATGGCCGCCCGGACCACCCGGGCGTGGAGCTCGCCGGGGAGGTGGAAATCGTCTCCGTACAAGGTATCCCCCACCGCCTTGGCGAGGGCGTCCGCCTTGGTGGGCGAGGTTCCGACTACGTTCATTCGGGGCATGCGCACCTCAAGAGCGGCAGGTGAATGAGCCGCGGCAAGGGCATCCGGCGCCGGCCGGAGGGAGCCGCCCCTCCGGCCATTCTACGCGCTCAAGCTTATTTGCGCAGGGCCGCGACGTCCACGGCGCGGCCCGTCCGCGCGCTCTCGATGACCGCCTCCAGCACCGCGACCACCTGGAGCCCGGCGTGGCCGTCCGTCTCGGGCTTGGCCTTGCCGCGGATGCACTGGGCGAACTCGGCCAGCTCGAGGGCCAGGGCGTCGCCCGCCTGGTTCGGGAGCTCCCGGCGGACGTCCTCGCCCTTCTTCTGGAAGTAGAGCTTGGCGCCGTCCTCGTCGCTCCAGGCGCTGGCCTCGGTGCCGTAGGCGGCGGTGTAGCAGATCTTGGGGAGGACATAGCCCGTCCCGATGTAGCCGAGGGGGCCGCTCTCGAACTCCAGGATGATGCTCGTCACGTCGTCGAGCTGGCTCTTGCCGAGCAGGCGCTTGCTGAAGGCGGAGAGGCGCTTCACGGGGCCGGCGAGGTAGATGAGGTTGTCCACCATGTGGACGCCCAGGCCCGTCATGGAGCCGGCGGGCGACTCGCCCGGCTCGGAGCGCCAGCCGGGCCGCGGCGTCTGCCCGCCGAACATGGACAGGTTCGCCTCGAGCTGGTGGAGCATGCCGAGCTCCCGCTTTTCGACCATCTCCTTGATGCGGCGGGTGGCCCCGAGGCGGCGGCGGTGGTGCCCGACCAGGAGGGTCACACCCGCCTTCTCGCAGGCCTCGATGGCGCGCCGGGCGTCCTTCACGGTGAGGGTGAGGGGCTTCTCGACGAAGACGTGCTTGCCCGCCGAGGCCGCCTGCTCGATCATGGTGACATGCGTCGAATGCGGGGTGGCGAGGACGATGCCCTGGATCGAGGGGTCCTTGAGTATCTCCTCGAAGCTCCCCGCCTGGGGGCAGCCGGCCTTCCCGGCGAAGGCCTTGCGGGCGTCCGCACCCCGGGCGAAGCACGATACGATCTCGCCCTCCCCGCTCCGCTTCACCGCCTCGGCCAGCATCGCGCCCCACCAGCCCAGCCCCACCGAGGCCAGGCGCACCTTATCCGCAGCCATTTCTTCTCCTTTTTCCCATTTGCCTGGAGCCGGCAGGGCCGGCGGATACGTCGAGCGCTCCAACATAAAGCATGGGGGGGCCGTCCCGCAAAGGCCCCGCCGGACATAAAAAAGCTTCCCCTCCCGTCGCCGGGAGAGGAAGCCGTAAGCAAGAGGGTGGTGCCCGATGAATTATGAGTGCGTGGCGGAGGAGAGCCGACCCGATCGACTACTCCATCCGCCTGCCAATCGAGACGTGCCGCCTAAGAACGCCTCGACCAGCATAGTTCTATAAAGCAAGCGGTGTGCCATTTCGGATTCCTATATAAACCATTGATTTCACTGTCCGTAACTTTTCGGATAGCCTTGGCAAATTGCCAATTTGTCAGGCTTCGCCGATGCGGCTTCGGACAAATCGTCATTCTGCCCCGGATATAGGAGAGCCCGATGCAAATCTTCCACTGGGACAGCGTCCCCAGCCATCCGGTTCGTCCCGGAGTAAGCCGTAAGGTGTTCACCGGTGAGGGCGCCATGCTTCTCATCACCGAGTTCGGGCCCGGCTCGACCGAATCGCCCCACACCCACCCTTTCGAGCAGCTCGTCTTCGTCCTGGAGGGGGACGTGGAGTTCACCCTCGGCGGGGAGAAGCGCGCCGTGCCGGCCGGCTCGGTCTTCCGCATCCCGCCCGGCACCCCGCACGGCGCCAGCGCCCTCGGCGGCAAGCGCTGCCGCGTCCTCGCCGTCTACGGCCCCCCGCGGGAGGACGTGCTGAAATATTGCGATTACCAGAAGGAGTGAGGGCCATCACGCGAAAACTTTCCATCCCCCGGCACCGTTCGATGGTGGCCACCATGCCA
Proteins encoded in this region:
- a CDS encoding xanthine dehydrogenase family protein, which codes for MNVVGTSPTKADALAKAVGDTLYGDDFHLPGELHARVVRAAMTPARIKKIDASRALALPGVHCVLTAKDIPGVNAGRYADYPVMAEDVVRDIGDAVAIVAAESRDLAAEAASLVHVAYEPLPGAYDFMKPEGEIICDWNTEKGDVDAAFARPDVVTVENVYFSACLDHAYIEPEGGVAWVDERGVVNVRVPTQTIENYQKVASILGLPASRVRYECPMLGGAFGGKEHPLLGAFLALLAMRTGRPVRMAYSREESVNTGSKRHPFLMRYKTAATRDGKLAAVEVDILADAGGYASNSKGLVMGALCISGGPYEIPNARGRARAVLTNNPFTEAMRGVGANQVCFAYESQMDELAKRLGMDPVEFRRRNFIKKGGTLMQKQPLPSRVMLPELLEKAIAALGGPAGRVPEKDRGPWRRGRSLIGNMGGYGRPRNEGEVYASLEDDGSVNLRVGASDVGAGQTHAYRQIASEVLGIPWEKVTVVMSDSHVTPLVGITAGSRQTLISGGATHRTGLELRSRLLKGAGELLEVSPEDLDIRGGRIFVKSAEERGVTVAQAVKKCRSMGLDMFHTGKMKIGDHRFEGHEKYGDAGGWMDYTFGVHGAEVEVNVETGEVRLLRYVSGHDVGQAINVQHVEGQFEGGTMMGIGHGLSEEIVTRKGAIANNEFHGYLIPTAVETPEWANVIEESQEGLGPYGAKGIGEPPCTAGAAAVACAVSHAIGARITRIPITPDHVLEVLGKLKKSPKASKAGGNGKGR
- a CDS encoding Gfo/Idh/MocA family oxidoreductase, translated to MAADKVRLASVGLGWWGAMLAEAVKRSGEGEIVSCFARGADARKAFAGKAGCPQAGSFEEILKDPSIQGIVLATPHSTHVTMIEQAASAGKHVFVEKPLTLTVKDARRAIEACEKAGVTLLVGHHRRRLGATRRIKEMVEKRELGMLHQLEANLSMFGGQTPRPGWRSEPGESPAGSMTGLGVHMVDNLIYLAGPVKRLSAFSKRLLGKSQLDDVTSIILEFESGPLGYIGTGYVLPKICYTAAYGTEASAWSDEDGAKLYFQKKGEDVRRELPNQAGDALALELAEFAQCIRGKAKPETDGHAGLQVVAVLEAVIESARTGRAVDVAALRK
- a CDS encoding cupin domain-containing protein yields the protein MQIFHWDSVPSHPVRPGVSRKVFTGEGAMLLITEFGPGSTESPHTHPFEQLVFVLEGDVEFTLGGEKRAVPAGSVFRIPPGTPHGASALGGKRCRVLAVYGPPREDVLKYCDYQKE
- a CDS encoding Na+:solute symporter is translated as MLSPLDWFLILAYLAFTLGAGLWVSRRASASLVSYFAADRSLPWWWVGTSMVATTFASDTPLVIAGVVATKGISGNWFWWSWAIGHVGVAVFFSPLWRRLGVVTDAELLERRYGRGPGTFLRGFKAVYSSLVVNLIVLGWVFRAMGKIADPFLRWEEALPAPAWAAVQAAWPGWLLIGSLNETLTIVALVLFIGLYSSAGGLRGVILTDLFQFAIAMAGSVLFAWLAVGRVGGLSGLTEKLRSIYGEAGAGEILSFFPPAEAGAQMLLIYLFVVWWAQHHADGGGYIAQRLVAAASPRDARRGMLWFTWANYVLRPWPWILVGLVGLVLFPRGMEAPAGSLAARIVADREAAYALLMREMLPAGLLGLALAGLLSAFMSTVDTHFNWGTSYLINDIYARFVRPGAGRREVILASRAAVLAMTLGSLAVAARIGSIEWAWKFNVSMGAGLGLPVLLRWLWWRANAWTEVAGMAAAGLTTAALHWAGAAPSFPVLLTAQVTAGAAAMLAATYLTRPVPLEVLRLFYRDARPPGAWGPARGRGEAGTPLLPLAAEWALLSVAVFAGMFLAGSLLVGTPGEAGMWGGLLALALLGAALLGKRGLSSNRDL